The following coding sequences lie in one Cloeon dipterum chromosome 1, ieCloDipt1.1, whole genome shotgun sequence genomic window:
- the LOC135938176 gene encoding uncharacterized protein LOC135938176, which yields MKQTTVLLVLGALAAAHAQTYYFPGALVPPPIPASRSIGGFPVSRPIQFARAPEVQRTPHHSVVSAAEEESFLPEQYKNPFYKNPRIAQALAKESWKLNGEEMVYQREAEKIPRQKVFSILKQAGFI from the coding sequence atgaaacaaacgacagtgctgctggtgctgggcGCTTTGGCCGCCGCTCACGCACAGACCTACTACTTCCCCGGCGCCCTGGTGCCCCCTCCGATCCCGGCGTCGAGATCCATCGGCGGCTTCCCCGTGTCGCGGCCCATCCAGTTCGCTCGCGCCCCTGAGGTGCAGCGCACGCCGCACCACTCCGTGGTGAGCGCCGCCGAGGAGGAATCCTTCCTGCCCGAGCAGTACAAGAACCCGTTCTACAAGAACCCCAGGATCGCGCAGGCGCTGGCCAAGGAGAGCTGGAAGCTGAACGGCGAGGAGATGGTGTACCAGAGGGAGGCTGAGAAGATCCCCCGCCAGAAGGTCTTCTCGATCCTCAAGCAGGCCGGTTTCATCTAA
- the LOC135946961 gene encoding LIM domain-binding protein 3 — protein MLRLVVLVCAAQAAFAGLTSHVSPASVTYLSGPAPIGLRAGPATYTYSPSAYAAPAAYAAHATFAAPATYAAPVAQYTPSYLKAVQHVHHVPAVTNVPIKTYHHTPALLQKTVDVARPAVQTRKFELRRPAIQKQFYDIEERVIVRPAGSALVELDEPISKTQKGAAVISPLATVPVHTVPTYAHYPVAGYPTYTPVASPAYPAYPSAEQQQPAYPNAEQQQPSYPNAEQQQPEYPSAEQQQPTYPSAEQQQPSAPEAPVEDGSNSFSQQQQGISSFAPQQDRESISIENPEFGARSAAVPEPANPESTPVTSTTAAPAPAESDNNRNLYEAQIRSMFEARRAQFEAEQHAEAMQRAFLEQQQNTLQRQQYEQAQLQARSQLITDAPVSSTTEAAAPAATEPTPAATDAPVTTEAATEAAPASTEAAPSNEEPAVQSRSNFPVEARNNFPVEARNNFLGTQEAQIQQTESLLREQVQPEARSVVPSVRLNPEINQANQQRLIELLTARNGVAEVHGYGEAFGRTNGAVGDAGSVRARVLSVTPAPENARSTGERTNTRRIVVSRPIETVQEIEVVEPATKIQRVTYQQPTYIKTARLGVARVATSVPVYTKSLQAHPIAYY, from the exons ATGTTGCGGTTGGTAGTTTTGGTGTGCGCCGCACAGGCGGCCTTTGCTGGTCTCACCAGCCACGTGAGCCCTGCCTCCGTCACCTATCTGTCAGGCCCTGCACCCATTGGCCTGCGCGCCGGCCCCGCTACCTACACCTACAGCCCTAGTGCCTACGCCGCCCCTGCCGCATACGCTGCACATGCCACCTTCGCAGCTCCCGCAACATACGCCGCTCCTGTGGCTCAATACACTCCTTCGTACC TTAAGGCCGTGCAACACGTGCACCACGTGCCCGCTGTCACCAACGTGCCCATCAAGACTTACCACCACACCCCCGCCTTGCTCCAAAAGACCGTGGATGTCGCCAGGCCCGCCGTGCAGACCCGTAAATTCGAG TTGCGTCGCCCTGCCATCCAGAAGCAGTTCTACGACATCGAAGAGCGCGTCATCGTCCGCCCTGCCGGATCCGCCCTTGTTGAGCTTGACGAGCCCATCTCCAAGACCCAGAAGGGAGCTGCCGTGATCTCCCCTCTGGCCACCGTGCCCGTGCACACCGTCCCCACCTACGCCCACTACCCCGTCGCTGGCTACCCCACCTACACCCCCGTCGCCTCCCCCGCTTACCCTGCCTACCCCAgcgccgagcagcagcagcctgcCTACCCCAacgccgagcagcagcagccttcCTACCCCAACGCCGAGCAGCAACAGCCTGAATACCCCAGCGCCGAGCAACAGCAGCCTACCTACCCCAgcgccgagcagcagcagccttcCGCCCCCGAGGCCCCCGTTGAGGACGGCTCCAACAGCTTCTCGCAACAGCAGCAGGGCATCTCCAGCTTCGCTCCCCAGCAGGACCGCGAATCCATCTCCATCGAGAACCCTGAGTTCGGAGCCCGTTCCGCCGCCGTCCCCGAGCCCGCCAACCCCGAGTCCACCCCAGTGACCTCAACGACCGCAGCCCCCGCCCCTGCCGAGAGCGACAACAACCGCAACCTGTACGAGGCCCAGATCCGCTCCATGTTCGAAGCCCGTCGCGCCCAGTTCGAGGCCGAGCAGCACGCCGAGGCCATGCAGCGCGCCTTCcttgagcagcagcagaacaCCCTTCAGCGCCAGCAGTACGAACAGGCTCAGCTGCAGGCCCGCTCCCAGCTGATCACCGACGCTCCCGTCTCCTCCACCACCGaggccgccgcccccgccgccacCGAGCCCACCCCTGCCGCAACTGACGCCCCCGTGACCACCGAAGCCGCCACCGAGGCCGCTCCCGCCAGCACCGAGGCCGCTCCCTCCAACGAGGAGCCCGCCGTGCAGTCCCGCAGCAACTTCCCCGTCGAAGCCCGCAACAATTTCCCCGTCGAGGCTCGCAACAACTTCCTCGGCACTCAGGAGGCCCAGATCCAGCAGACCGAGTCCCTTCTGCGCGAGCAGGTGCAGCCCGAGGCCCGCTCCGTGGTGCCCTCCGTCCGCCTCAACCCTGAGATCAACCAGGCCAACCAGCAGCGCCTGATCGAGCTGCTGACCGCCCGCAACGGAGTCGCCGAGGTTCACGGCTACGGCGAGGCTTTCGGCCGCACCAACGGTGCCGTCGGTGACGCCGGAAGCGTACGCGCCCGCGTCCTCTCCGTCACCCCCGCCCCCGAGAACGCCCGCTCCACCGGCGAACGCACCAACACCCGCCGCATCGTCGTTTCCCGCCCCATCGAGACTGTGCAGGAGATCGAGGTCGTCGAGCCCGCCACCAAGATCCAACGCGTCACCTACCAGCAGCCCACCTACATCAAGACCGCCCGTCTTGGCGTCGCCAGGGTCGCCACCTCCGTGCCCGTGTACACCAAGTCCCTGCAGGCTCACCCCATCGCTTACTACTAA